CACGGTCCAGGGCGCGTTCAGGACGTTCATCATGCTGCGGGCAGGGGATGTGGCCTTTCTTGCGGGCATCGTGCTGGCCTATCACCTCTACGGGACCGTGGAGTTCTCGCAGCTGTTTGCCCGAGCAGCCGACGATCACACCACGTTGTCGCTCTGGTGGCCGGGCAGCGGACTCGAGATCAGCGGCGCCACCGCGGTGACGCTGTTGATCTTCATCGGGGCCATGAGCAAGTCGGCCCAGTTTCCGCTACACATGTGGCTGCCCGATTCGCTCTATGCGCCCACGCCGATCCATGCCTTGCTCCACGCAGGTATCATCAATGCCGGCGGATTTCTCTTGAATCGTCTGGCTCCGCTCTACGGCCTCAGCCCCCTGACCCTGCACGTCGTGTTCGCCGTGGGGCTGCTCACCGCGCTGCTGGGCGCCGCCATGATGCTCACCCAGAACGACATCAAGAAGACGCTCGGCTACTCCACGATCGGCCAGATGGGCTACATGATCATGGAGTGCGGGCTGGGGGCGTTTGCCCTCGCGGTGTTCCATCTCATCGCGCATGGTCTCTTCAAGGCCACGATCTTCCTCAACTGCGGCAACGTGATCCATGTGGCCCGCCAGGAGCCCAGGGTGCCTCATAGGATCGACGCGGGAGCACCAACGGACTTTTCAGGCGTCACGTGGGCGACCGGATTTCTCACGTCGCTCCTTCTCCCGCTAGTCATTCTGTTGGCCGCGCACGGCGCTCTGCAGATTCCCTTATGGGATTCGCAGGGTGTGGTGATTTTCCTGTTCTTTAGTTGGGTGACCTCCTCCCAGGCGATCCTGACGCTCTATCGCCTCCGCGCGATCGGCTCCTGGAAAGTGGCGGGGATCATGTTGCTGACGCTGGTGCTGGTGATGTCCACCTACCTGTTCGCGGCGGAGCGCTTCACTCATTTCCTCTATCCAGCGCCGGGCGAAGTGAGCGCCTACTTCCACGCCGCTGCTCTGCCGGTCTGGCTGTTCGACGGCATGATCGCGGCCACGGCGCTCTTCGTCACCATGGGTTGGATCGTGATCTACGCCAAGAGCCATGGTCGATCGATTCATCTGCCGGAATGGATCAGCGCAATACAGATCCGAAGTTATCTCGTTTTCATGAATCGTCTCTACTTGGATGGCCTCGCGCTCAGGCTCCGCCAAGGTTTCGGGCGGGCCATCAGTCGGCTCGATCGGAGCAGGGGGTTCCTGCTGGTGAGCGCGGTGATCGCCCTGGCCCTCGCCGCGGCGCGAATGGGAACCTCATCGACGATCGAACACGTCGCCTTTTTGTGTCTGTTCGCCTTCATGCTTCCGCTCTTTCCGGTGCATGGGTTCTATGTGGCCGCCCTGACCCGATTGCCGGGATACGCGTCCATCCTGTTGGCGATCGTCTTGCCGGTCGCGGGGCTTGGGGGCGTGGCTGGCTTGCTTTCCGAGCTGCCCGCGGAGCTGCTCAACGGCGTGAGCGTGTTGGCCGTGTTCGGCACCGTCTATGGATCGATCAAGGCGCTGGCTCAGCAGCGGGTCGCCCGCCTGGTGGCTTACGGCGGGCTCTCGTTCTATTCCATGCTCTGGTGGCATTTGGCCGTTGCTCAGATCGCAACCCCCCAGGCGATCGTGTATGCCACTTCGGTGGCGCTGGTCACCGGCGGGTTGCTCGTCGCTTGGCGTGCGGTGCACACGCGTTACGGCGATCTGGCGCTCGGCCGGCTCGGCGGGCTGGCGCGACCCATGCCCCGGTTTGCCGTCCTGCTCGCGCTCTTGGTGATGGCGGCCGTGGGTCTACCCCCCTTCGGGATGTTTTCGGGTTACGTAGCCATGCTGCTCCACCCGTCGATGGCGCTTTCCCTCGGCATTTCCGTGGGGCTGACGATCATCTTGGTGGCCTGGTTCACCGCCTCGTGGTATTTGTTCGCCTTGATGCAGCGGGTGCTCTTCGGCCCGCACCGTTCGGATCTTCCGTTCGACGATCTGGGCCCAGCCGAGCTCGCCCCGCTGGTGCTGGTGCTGGTGCTTCTGCTGGTCCTGGGCATCGCCCCGCACCAACTGGTCGATTTCTTCGGCGCCAATACCCTCACGGCTTGGAACGCGCGGTGAACCCCGTGGAGCAGATCACGTCCTACAGCGATACTCAGCGGATGCAGCTCCGAGCCGTGATCCTACTCTCGAGCGAGATCATCGCTCCCTGCTGGCCCATGCGCACGTTCGTTCATCACAATCCGCTCCACGGGTTGGAGGAACTCCATTTCGAGGAGGCTGCGCAACGGGCTCAACAGGTGTTGGGAGGGAAGGGATTTCTGTCGCTTGAGCTGTTTCGCGACTATGCCCGTTCGGGCCGGATTCTTCCCCGGCACATTGACGCCGCGCTGAAGTCGCGTGTGCATGACAAGCAGGTCACGCTGGGAGATCACCAGATCACCGATTTCGACGTGCTGCGAGCCCAGCTGCTCCACGGTCTCTCGGCCCCTCCGGAAGACGTGCTCGACGCCATGATCGCCCGCCGTCCGGATCGAACCGTGATCACCGCGCTCGCGGATCACCTCTCCCGCGGCCTGGAACCGGCCAACGTGGAGGAGGCGCAGGGAGACGACGATCCGGCTGTTCTCGGCCGCCACGCCACCCTGGCGTCGTGGTGCGATCGCACGTTGGGGACCGACATCACGGCCGGGATCAACCGGGAAATGATCAAGTGGTGCGAAGCGTTCTTGGACGAAGCCCATGCGGCCTGGGCAATGCCCGGCCGGGAGAACGGTTTCTACGCGGCCTGGAGGTCGCTGGCCGCGCTGGAGTGGTCGCCCTGCGGCATCCCCCAGAGCCGCCGGAAGCTTGCCCGCTTGCCGGCCCATCCGGAAGATGCGCTGCTTGACCATCTGGCCGCGCTCGGCGTTCCGCCCGGCCTGTGGCAGGGCTATCTCGCGTTGCATTTCGCAGCCCTGCCCGGGTGGGCGGGCTTCATCAAATGGCGCGCGGATCAATCCGACTACGAGTGGCAACAGGCCCATCCCATCGACCTGGTCCAGTACCTTGCCGCGCGCCTCTGGTACGAACGCGAGTTGGTGCAACAGGCCTGCCGGACGGAACTCGGAATCGATGGAAATGTCCAGGCGATCCGGGGCGCAGCGGCATCGAAGGACTCGCCGGAGACGGACCGCACCGGGCTCCGCCATCGATCATGGTCGTGGCGGCTCGTGGCGCTTGCGACCGCGTTGGACCTCGCGCCCTCGAGTCTGATGGACACGGCGCCGGACACGCTCAAGACCGTGCTGAACTGGCAGGACAGCTTCCCGGAATCACGCCACGGGCCGGTATGGCTGAACGCGTTCGAAGCCGCCTATCAAGAACAGCTTCTGGCGACACTCCGGCCCAACCACTCCAAATCGCCCTCGGCGACACCGGTCCGTCCGCAATCACAGGCCGTGTTTTGTATCGACGTGCGCTCCGAATCGCTCCGGCGCCACCTCGAAGCCGTCGGCGACTACGGCACGTTCGGCTTCGCCGGCTTTTTCAGCGTCTTCATCCGGTACCAGGCCATGGGAAGTACTCACGACACCGATCAGTTTCCGGTGATCATGAAGGCCAAAAATACGGTGCGTGAAGTGCCCCGGATCTATCACAGCCAGCTGCTCTCGCGGCATCGGGCCGGGACCAAATTGCTGCACGCGGCCCATACGCTGCTGCACGATCTCAAAGAAAACGTCGTGACGCCCTATGTCATGGTGGAGTCCCTCGGCTGGTTCTACAGCCTGCCCCTGATCGGCAAGACGGTGT
This region of Nitrospirota bacterium genomic DNA includes:
- a CDS encoding proton-conducting transporter membrane subunit, whose product is MSHYYPLLIPLAPLVAALLTALPGGLITERSYRIGAVAHLVAFVMAVLLLYQVAAPEQAAIRLSLWASPWSGVPSFELAIDRLAAVMMVLISGIGSVLYYYSIRYMQQERGRARYQTLLALAIATLLFMVSSANLMMLFLFWQLLSWLLSLLAHNYAHPPTVQGAFRTFIMLRAGDVAFLAGIVLAYHLYGTVEFSQLFARAADDHTTLSLWWPGSGLEISGATAVTLLIFIGAMSKSAQFPLHMWLPDSLYAPTPIHALLHAGIINAGGFLLNRLAPLYGLSPLTLHVVFAVGLLTALLGAAMMLTQNDIKKTLGYSTIGQMGYMIMECGLGAFALAVFHLIAHGLFKATIFLNCGNVIHVARQEPRVPHRIDAGAPTDFSGVTWATGFLTSLLLPLVILLAAHGALQIPLWDSQGVVIFLFFSWVTSSQAILTLYRLRAIGSWKVAGIMLLTLVLVMSTYLFAAERFTHFLYPAPGEVSAYFHAAALPVWLFDGMIAATALFVTMGWIVIYAKSHGRSIHLPEWISAIQIRSYLVFMNRLYLDGLALRLRQGFGRAISRLDRSRGFLLVSAVIALALAAARMGTSSTIEHVAFLCLFAFMLPLFPVHGFYVAALTRLPGYASILLAIVLPVAGLGGVAGLLSELPAELLNGVSVLAVFGTVYGSIKALAQQRVARLVAYGGLSFYSMLWWHLAVAQIATPQAIVYATSVALVTGGLLVAWRAVHTRYGDLALGRLGGLARPMPRFAVLLALLVMAAVGLPPFGMFSGYVAMLLHPSMALSLGISVGLTIILVAWFTASWYLFALMQRVLFGPHRSDLPFDDLGPAELAPLVLVLVLLLVLGIAPHQLVDFFGANTLTAWNAR
- a CDS encoding DUF2309 domain-containing protein; its protein translation is MNPVEQITSYSDTQRMQLRAVILLSSEIIAPCWPMRTFVHHNPLHGLEELHFEEAAQRAQQVLGGKGFLSLELFRDYARSGRILPRHIDAALKSRVHDKQVTLGDHQITDFDVLRAQLLHGLSAPPEDVLDAMIARRPDRTVITALADHLSRGLEPANVEEAQGDDDPAVLGRHATLASWCDRTLGTDITAGINREMIKWCEAFLDEAHAAWAMPGRENGFYAAWRSLAALEWSPCGIPQSRRKLARLPAHPEDALLDHLAALGVPPGLWQGYLALHFAALPGWAGFIKWRADQSDYEWQQAHPIDLVQYLAARLWYERELVQQACRTELGIDGNVQAIRGAAASKDSPETDRTGLRHRSWSWRLVALATALDLAPSSLMDTAPDTLKTVLNWQDSFPESRHGPVWLNAFEAAYQEQLLATLRPNHSKSPSATPVRPQSQAVFCIDVRSESLRRHLEAVGDYGTFGFAGFFSVFIRYQAMGSTHDTDQFPVIMKAKNTVREVPRIYHSQLLSRHRAGTKLLHAAHTLLHDLKENVVTPYVMVESLGWFYSLPLIGKTVFASWYHTWAERLRRIFVPRVSTSLTVDKLSREEVTEMLAAEQRGIIRRALQERFGDRDLNLSLERLEYLRKRALDESHGGDHAPKGSLSAEEEGAFIQVLREQYRINPGGAFARMERITRMGFTLAEQAFTVETALRMMGLTENFSRLVLFCGHGSTSENNPFEAALDCGACGGNTGKPNARVLAIMANKAPVREALAKNGLVIPQDTYFIAGQHDTTTDTVELFDLEDIPHTHLNDLLRLDRDLAEAGRRNSRERCGRFPELPPALSPAKAGREVRRRSGDWSQVRPEWGLSGNAAFIIGRRALTQGIDLGGRAFLHSYDHRGDATGRLLEIVMTGPQVVGQWINMEHYFSTVDTEVYGSGSKIYHNVVGRFGIMSGPQSDLRTGLAWQTVMSGPRPYHEPMRMLTVIEAPRERILQIIRRHRLLRQLYDNEWVRLVALDPDHESFFYYVPRQGWTPVHDDGPSLRTATN